Part of the Vigna unguiculata cultivar IT97K-499-35 chromosome 3, ASM411807v1, whole genome shotgun sequence genome, TCATCCATTTATATGataattgttttctttccaAATTATCatagatatttttctttaattttgatccatgactattaatattaaaataataattttaattttgagcaACCTCTTTtgaagattatattttttttttcttaaaaaccataaaaatgcATGTTAGTGAATTGATCTTGAAAACTCGTATACGACAACACAAATCTATAGGTCATACTTCTTCGAATCACGACCCATACGTCTTTTGGATGTTTGTATCGTGAAATCCATGCTACCTAAAACATTTGGATACATTTGgattcttataattattttattttttaataagttttctaaaagtttgattttttttttttaatatgacagGACAATTTATTTCACATTTTCCAAGTTCttcttaaaagaaatatgtACACAGCTATCACTGATATTTAAAACTCGTGTATgacaacattaaatataatgaCCGTACCTCCGTAGAACCATGGCCCATGACAATTCTTTGGATTTATTATATCAagtaatcatttatttattcttattattttaattgatttgtttatatttcattttatcaacaaccaatatttttatacattttatatatatacgtTTGGAACTTAAAATTTTCACCAAACATTCCAATGAGTAAGAAGACTGCACTCTGCAAAATGGAAACTAGTGGGAATTAAAGCTATAAAGCAGTAATTTCTTTTTGCTCTATCTAATACTTTGATAGAAAAATCTTAACTTTTGAATCGAATGAGCGTGTGAattttttgtgttcacattCTATAAAACTGAATGAAGAAAATAGGTAGTAAGGTACGTAGTTGTGTTTAGTTGACCGTGAAGTGAGTGATGTTATTCTATATGAAAATATAGATAAGAAAAGCATTTGATCCAATTAGTTTAAAAGCGACGATAATTATGGGAAAAAGTTTGGTGCAGAGTGCTAAAATAGGCAAAATCAGCATATGGATGCATGGAAATGAGACATTGATAGCTAGACATGAGGTGGGTGACCAAACGAGTTGGAGTGTGAAACACTAAAACTTCATTTCGGATCCAAATTATAATCTTCTTCCGTTGTTCCCGCCGTCAAACACTGCACAAAGTTGAAATTAAGactagttaaaaaaaatgtactaaATAGAATTCAGAACACCATTAATGGACCGGAACTAACTCGGTGGTTTCCACCAGACAAACAAACATGGTCCCAACCACACTTTGCTTTTAACACgtggatttttaaatttaatttaattctgcataattatgaaaatgaaattcagatctacttattaatattttttttataccgtAATTTTATCTTTACCGTCACTTTAGCTTTTGTAATTCGCTTTTCACTgtttttgaaaaagttaagaTTCGCTTACAGTTACCTCGAGCCAATACTCCATAACATACCTAGAAGAATAAAATGACAATTACGATTGAAATCAAGAATCATATACCATCACTGCACTGAATTAATTGTAACAACTCATTAATTAGCCAATAATAACCGATGACTTAAGTAATACTTCACTACTCTAAGAATGTGAATAGATTGATTACACATATCAAGACAACAACACAAAGGACAAAACAGGTGACAAATAATTTACTTGCACATAAAATTCAATAAGTGAGACacacaaagaataaaatttggttCCGAAACTTAATTCAACGCTAAAAACACAGAGGCTCTTTTTGGCCCctaataaacaaaacaaacaaaacgcTAATGTAAATGATATTACATCACTTAACATTTCCTACGAGACGAATAATGTGTTgcatttttcttgaaattttttagtaataataatattaatatagacTAATAATTGTCTAAAAATTAAATCGAGACATTTTCAAagcatatataatataaatattctcaCTCTATAGTAGTTCGTACTCAAATTACCTTATACATAGACAAATAGCAGTGGTGATATAAAAACAATAAGACTAACTAGTTGCGTACTTGAGTGAAATTGATAGTTTGGTACGTACTCGGAAACACACGAGATCAGAGAAGAAATTTCcttactaattatttttcatttgttattatcatgggtgtaaataaattataaagagaaaaaaagaagggaGGGGGGCAAGAGTTTGGTGTTATTTAAGGCACAATAAAGTTGGGGTTCTTAGTTCTTTACACTATTTCATCCCTCTTTATTTAATACTTTGTTTTAATGCAAATTTCCCAacaatatgaattttataatgaGCAAGGTATGTTCCAATTGAATTTTGTACCAACTTAAAGACACACATTCTTATTGGCGTAATGCATTTAAGAATTCTATTTAGCATATGCATTGGGCATTTATGCACTTGATCAAGTTGATGTGAATATATGATGCATGATTTATaataatctattattaaaactattttttgtatgtacacaaattatattcatattttactttaataaaacGAAAATGTGATTGCGGTgagtaaattaatataaatgttaaattaaactcattaaaataaaataatgataataacttTATTCTGCTAGTTACAATAAAGAATGAACTCGCCCTTTGTGATAGTCTcgtgtaataaaaaaataccaaagaGTGTAAAACAGTGTTAGTTGCATTGGTGATATAAATAATAACGAAGACAAATGGAAAATTGCTTCTTTACAATGTTAGCTACAGTGCTcgttttattcaattatttttcttagttaGTGTGACTTTATAAGTATTGTCACGCAGATATGTCACTAAAAGAACTTACGTTGCCACATCAAATAAAGGGACCTAAATGCTTTtcttaaagaaattaataacaaaagaaggaaaagtaaatactataaaaatactaaaaaaaaacacaaaaaactaaaaactgcTACatctatattataaattttatttgtataacattttatacaaCAGTTTATATAACAGTAACATTTTATTCTATCTTTTTTACACATTGTTACACAAACTAATAAAGAAATAGACACAAAAATTGATatcatatatgtttatatatcaTAGTAAGCAGTATTATcagaacaaaaattaagaaactatagaaaaatgattcaaaattataaaaaaatcacatgttaaaagttataagaaaagttattattatatatatcaacaaaatattcacttctatatatatatatatatatattgttttttatgttgttattagataatattgtttatataaataaaaatgggtGTAGTTTATATTTTCCAAAGCATACTAAATGCATGTTGTTTGATTATATTGTTATACGTAAATTTCAAAgtcttaataatataaataattatgatgatataaaattataatttaatgattacattaataaaagttactttttatatatataaaattattaataatttaatatttagtagAAGTTACACATCTCTAATTTAATTGTGGCATATAACATTTATTCGAAAAAACTGTTTTTATAGGAGAAATAATAAAACacttatttcaaataaataaaaacgtCAAAGAATATATACATCGATaaccttttttaaatatatcacaTGACACCTTTTAATACATTAATGATcgtatatcttttaaataaaaaaaaaaagtattgttCCGTTTAGATAATCATCTTATTCGctctaacttttatttttatttattttttatagttttcaaaCTCTGAATGctcttatttttgttctttacaTAAACTGTGACTTTGTAATTCTCTTAGTTTTGTATTTGTCTGTATACGATGAATTACGGACTAAAATTGTAGTGGTGCAAGACAACTTCAGAAACGGTTTCCAGCATTTACTGGTTTACTGATACTGTGTTTCTCTCTCACTGTGTCTCTCACCGTTACTCTGTGTCATGAATCAGTGTACTTGTTAGTGTGGCAGTATGACACTTCACACTAGTTATAAATAATATGCCATCCTCTCCCAGCTGCAACCGACCAACACCACACTGCTTGCTATTAAGGAATGGACCCTCTTCTCACCGTTCCACCGTCACCCCACTCTTAGAACAATAATTTCACTTTCCCTCTTCCTGCACTTCCTTCCCACTAAACCATGGAAACCACCTCGTTTTCCATCTTactcttcttccttctcttcgCCTCTTCCACTTTATCTTCTCACGCCACTGTCTCCTACGACAGAAAGGCCATTCTCATTAATGGGCAAAGGAGAATCCTCTTCTCCGGCTCCATACATTACCCCAGAAGCACCCCTGATGTAAGCCGCAAAAAAGAACATCATTGGACTTTACCAGCTTTCTTTAGTTTCCTGTcgtttttttctgattttgttgcGAAATTGTGTCGGCGCAGATGTGGGAAGATCTGATTTTTAAGGCCAAAGAGGGAGGGCTTGATGTGGTTGAAACCTACGTCTTCTGGAATGTTCACGAGCCTTCTCCTGGCAATGTGATTCTtcactccttttttttttttggttttgccGTGTTTTCATTTTCCGACCTCTAATTTGAGCTTCTGGTCGAATGTGCTTGTTTCTGCATGGAACTCAATTCAGTACAATTTCGAAGGGAGGTATGATCTGGTGAGATTCGTGAAGATTATACAAAAAGCAGGGCTTTACGCTCATCTCCGCATTGGACCTTATGTCTGTGCAGAATGGAATTTCGGGTAACTTCTCTTTTTCTAACATGGCAAGGCAATGGAATTCACTTGCAGTCACAGTTTCATTGCATTTGTGGTCAATGCGGCCACAATTCTGGTCGTAGAGACTCTAGAAACCTtgtttgtcatttttcttttagataCACTCTTCTCATTGCTTAGCATCTCAAGTTTTTGATCTTATATTGCTTTATGTGCAGAGGATTTCCTGTTTGGCTTAAGTATGTTCCGGGGATAAGCTTTAGAACAGACAATGAACCTTTCAAggtctttcattttttttcttccgaAAATTGTTTTATGATAAGACTATTGGGTGCTTTGAACTTTACTGATGAGTCATAAACCGTGTTGCAGAGGGCGATGCAAGGATTCACTGAGAAGATCGTGGGAATGATGAAGAGTGAGCAGCTATTTGAGTCTCAGGGGGGCCCCATTATACTCTCTCAGGTAAAACATCTGGGTCTTTCGTTTCAAAGCACTAGTGGCTATGAACTTTTCACTCTAGATCTAGTTTGAATAATGAAACATTTACTGTGTGCTGTTTTAGATTGAGAATGAGTATGGGGCACAGAGTAAGTTGCAAGGGGCTGCTGGTCAAAACTATGTGAATTGGGCTGCAAAAATGGCTGTGGAGATGGGAACTGGAGTTCCTTGGGTGATGTGCAAGGAAGATGATGCGCCAGATCCAGTGGTAAGCATTCTTACTCTTCCTCTTGAAAACTGTATAATATAAAATGCAATCTTCTGATACACCATTAACATGCCTAGGTTTCTTTTTGGTTATTCTATGATTATTTTAACTTTCAGAGACTAGTAACcttaaaaaattggaaaattaaatGCAGCACTCAGACAATTGCGTTTACttcatttatttcattaaacTAATCTGTTTCGTCTGTGGGGTAACAGATAAACACGTGTAATGGCTTCTATTGTGATAAGTTTACTCCAAACAGACCTTATAAGCCTCTGATTTGGACAGAGGCATGGAGTGGCTGGTaagcttttttttctttactgcGACATTAAAAGTTAGAAATGGAGAAATGGCATAACTTTCTGTTAAATGTGAAGGTTTACAGAATTTGGAGGTCCAATCCACCAAAGGCCTGTCCAGGATTTGGCATTTGCAGCTGCTCGATTTATAATAAGAGGAGGGTCCTTTGTTAACTACTACATGGTAAGTTTTGTTGGCTTAAGCTGATTTATAAATTGATCATGATGGCACCTACTCTACTAACCAACCTATGTTGTCTTGAATTTACCTGTAGTATCATGGAGGAACCAATTTTGGACGAACAGCTGGAGGCCCTTTCATCGCTACCAGCTATGACTATGATGCTCCATTGGATGAATATGGTGAGAGCTGAAAATTTTATGCCTTTTATGTCATTTATAGTGTTTATTGACCCCATGACAACTAAACCAAAATTCTTCAACAATTCTGGCAGATAGTAATATGCAAATTATGTAACTACAAGTCACTACCGTTCTTTTTCTTAGAAACCTCATATccatgaatttttttgtcaaattttatgtcCAAAAACTTCTTACTCTTCACTACTTTGAAAGCCACAAATACTTTCCTCTAATGCTTACATTTTGGGGTATGTTTACCTCAGAACAGTACCCCAGAAccctttttttcctcttttaacTGACTATTTCTGCAATAAAACGTTGAAGGTTTGATTAGGCAACCAAAATATGGTCATCTAAAAGAGCTTCATAGGGCCATCAAGATGTGTGAGCGAGCTTTGGTTTCGACTGACCCCATTGTTACTTCATTAGGGGAATCCCAACAGGTGTTGACTCAAGTcaatgttattttgtttttcatgtgtAAAGCTTTGTTTACTGATCCTAGCTAACATGCTCCTTTTTCAGGCACATGTATACACTACGGAAACTGGAGAGTGTGCTGCTTTTCTCTCAAACTATGATTCAAAATCCTCTGTTAGAGTGATGTTCAATAATATGCACTATAGCTTGCCTCCTTGGTCCGTCAGCATCCTCCCAGATTGTAGAAATGTTGTCTTCAATACAGCAAAAGTATGTAACAAGTTTTACACATTTGGTATCCTGTATTGTATTTAGTTGTTCTATCCATACTTCTGTTAACAACCTTTTCACCTTCAACGTGTTCATTCAACATGATTTAATGACTGAAAATTTAGTCAAACCTATGAACTCCTACTCCTTTTGTTTAGGTTGGAGTGCAAACATCTCAGATGCAAATGTTGCCGACAAATACTCAAATGTTTTCATGGGAAAGTTTTGATGAAGATATTTATTCTGTAGAAGACAGCTCAGCAATCACTGCTCCAGGTCTCCTGGAACAGATAAACGTAACAAAGGATGAAAGTGATTATCTTTGGTATATAACTAGGTAAAGCCTGATTTTTAGGCAATCCAAATATGCTACCTTACTTTTCAGATTCTTTATGTTTATCCCTTGTTTCGGCTACTAAGTTAATCTGTAATTCATTTTGATGTCTATGTTTCCAGCGTTGATATAGGTTCATCCGAATCCTTTCTACATGGAGGTGAGCTACCCACTCTCCTTGTTCAGTCTACAGGCCATGCTGTGCATGTTTTCATCAACGGTCAACTTTCTGGTATGttaattttcttgcttttgcaTAACACCCCATTTTAGCTTATTGgtataaataaacatgatatATGTTTCAATCCAGGTTCTGCCTTTGGAACGAGGGAATATAGAAGATTCACATACACCGGCAAGGTAAACCTTCGTGCTGGAACAAACAGAATAGCTCTGCTCAGTGTTGCCATTGGACTTCCCGTAAGTTTCTTTCCTCTTTTACCTTCCAAATCCTACTGTCAGTAAATGTTTAGTTTCCATAAAAAGCGGTTATTGGTTTGTGCTCAAGTTCATTCACCACTTCCATCTTTCTATGATTACGAAAGCCTAGTAAATGTCAGCTAATTTTggcaagaaataaaaatatcaacagtGGCTCAATTTTTTTCCTCCGAATAACTCATATTATTGACCAAATGTTTTTCTGTATTTTGTTGTCAAAGAATGTAGGACAACATTTTGAGTCATGGAGCACCGGAATCCTAGGTCCAGTTGCACTCCATGGACTTGATCAGGGAAAATGGGACTTGTCAGGGCAGAAATGGACTTATCAGGTTGCATACCCTTACTTTAGAAACTTAACTTGGTTCACTTTCcttgtaaaaaatttcattaacaTGCTTTTAAACAGGTTGGGTTGAAAGGAGAGTCCATGGATCTTGCTTCTCCGAATGGTATCTCTACTGTTGCGTGGATGCAGTCAGCAATAGTTGTACAAAGAAACCAGCCATTGACATGGCACAGGGTATAAACTCAAAGACAAAATAGGCTAAGTTCTGAAAATGTAACACTAGCTTCAAAACTGATAAGCTTAATCTGTAAACTCTGCAGACTTCTTTTGATGCTCCCGAAGGAGACGAACCATTGGCATTGGACATGGAGGGAATGGGTAAAGGTCAGATATGGATCAATGGCCAGAGTATCGGAAGATACTGGACTGCTTTTGCCACTGGTAATTGCAATGACTGTAACTATGCTGGTTCATTTAGACCTCCAAAGTGCCAACTTGGTTGTGGCCAACCAACCCAGCGATGGTGAGTATCACTGACAATGACATTGTAGCTTCTGCAACGTTATTATGTCAGTGAACACAGTGAAGCAGTGGAAATCTTATATTACATTTCATtcttaaatttcatttaatttcatacaaaatgTTTCAGGTACCACGTCCCTCGATCTTGGTTGAAGCCAACTCAAAATCTTTTGGTTATTTTCGAGGAACTCGGGGGAGACCCTTCAAAAATCTCGCTTGTGAAGAGATCAGTGAGCAGTGTGTGTGCTGATGTGTCTGAGTACCACCCAAATATTAAGAACTGGCACATCGAGAGCTATGGTAAGTCAGAAGAATTCCGTCCACCGAAGGTTCACTTGCACTGCAGCCCTGGCCAGACCATCTCTTCCATTAAATTTGCCAGCTTTGGTACCCCTTTGGGTACTTGTGGGAACTACGTACAAGGAGCTTGCCATTCTTCAGCATCCTATGCCATATTGGAGAAGGTGATCTATTGTGTGACTTTTTTCCGTGGATTCGAGTATTATTATGTCATGTTATAAAAGACTAGTCCTTTCTGATAGACTTTACCTGCATAATACATTAGCTTCTGATAAATTCTTCCTAGGAAATATTCTTAATTCCTCCTCTCTTTCTGTTTCATGTTTCAGAGATGTGTCGGAAAATCAAGATGCACAATCACTGTGTCAAACAGCAACTTCGGGCAAGACCCATGTCCAAACGTAATGAAGCGGTTATCAGTTGAAGCGGTTTGCGGTCCAAGTGATACAAATTGGAGGGGTTGATTGGAGAAGGAAGCACCCTTTTACGTTTAGTGTGCAGTGACATAAAGGGCAAGGAAAAGGGATGAACAATAATAAAAGCAGAGCATAGATAAAGTTAAAGGTAGTTGTGTAGGTGAAGAGTAGGTTCAGTGGCATAGTGTGAAAGTAGCTCTGAGGCACGtggtttataattttatttggtgGGGTTAACGGGGCTTGTAAAATTTTTTCATAGTTAGATAGGTGAATGTGAAACGAATGGTCTGAAATTTGGACCCTTCATGTGTGAATTTAGAGTGTACCGGTCCCCGGCCTTTTAACCGGATATGGGCACTGGGAAGCGAGGCATTTATGTGGGTGTGATTTGTGTTTCCTTTTTGTAACTTTGTATTAAATTAATGAGTTAATGCGGTGAGTCATGCCACAAACCAGGTTCAACGTGGGAGTGGATCCTACTTTAACCATTGTCTGATGAGATTATAGAagttcaatatttataaaacctttgttttcattttagttgctgcgtaaattttaaaatttataagggacttattaacaagttttaaaatttaataggaaCTTACatgcaatatttttaaaattataaaagattatttataaaattttcaaatttagtaGGGACTtacctacaaagttttaaatttatcagaaaAAATGCATACtagcaatttttttaattttatcaagcAGCTACAtgaaaagtttttgaatttatcaTGGATCTACATGCAaagcattttaatttataatggacctatttgcaaagtttttaaatttatcaggacctacctgcaaatattttaaatttattagggatctacttgcaaagtttttaaattaataaggGAACATACctccaaagtttttaaatttatcatgtacttaccttcaaagtttttaaatttattaaagaattgcaaattttgaaatttatcaagaacctacctacaaagattttaaatttatcagggatctatttgcaaagttttcaaatttatcaggATCtacatgcaaaattttaaatttataagggatctactagcaaagtttttaaatttaacagggacctacctgcaaagtttttatatttatcaggAAGTTGttggaaaaattttcaaatttctcaaCGACCTACATgcaaatatttacaatttatcaCAGACCAACctttaaagatttaaaatttataagggaTCTAcctataaagtttttaaatttataagggccCTACTTGCAAAGCTTTTAAATTGAACATGGACTtatctgcaaagtttttaaatttatcatggatttacctgcaatgtttttaaatttattagagacaatatgtaaagtttttaaatttattaggaacctacctgcaaagtttttgaatttattagggacttacctgcaaagtttttaaattcataaaggacctacttgcaaatattttaaatttatcagggacttacctgtaaagtttttatattttttagggactacttgtaaagtttttaaattatacaggACCTACTtgtaaaattcttaaatttaacatggacctacctgcaaatattttaaatttattagggacctacttataaattttttaaatttatcaaggatgcaaagttttaaatttacaaGGGACCTACttccaaatattttgaatttatcaaaGACTTACCcgcaaagtttttatatttatcaggACCaacctgcaaaatttttaatttaaaatggacctacttgcaaagttttcaaatttataagcGGCCTACATgcaaatatgttaaatttatcatcatctacctgcaaagttttaaaatttattagggacctacctgcaaagttttagatttataagggacctactagaagagtttctaaatttaatagGGACCtacctataaatattttaaacttatcaaGGATCTAccaacaaagtttttaaatttctaagGGACGtacctacaaattttttaaatgtaaaagagacctacttgcaaagttttcaaatttaataggGACCCACAAgcaagtattttaaattcattagaGACCTACCTgcatagttttttaatttataatggaCTAttagcaaagtttttaaatttaacaggaAACTACTtgcaaatattataaatttattagagatctacttgcaaagtttataaatttgcgaggaacctacctgcaaagtttttaaatttatcatggacttACCTTCAAAGactttaaatttatcatagaagcttcaaatttttatatttattaaagacatacctgcaaagtttttaaatttatcacggacctacctacaaagtttttaaggTTATAACAAACCTACatgcaattttttaaatttataagcgACCTActagcaaagtttttaaatttaacagagACCAACTtgcaatgtttttaaatttataagaggGATCATCTGtagagtttttaaatttatcagggacccacgtgcaaagtttttaaatttatcatggacttaccttcaaagttttgaaatttatcagagaactacaaattttaaaatttattaaggacctacctataaagatttgaaatttatggaggatctacctgcaaagttttcaaatttatcagggacctacctgcaaacttttaaatttataaagaacCTGgtagcaaagtttttaaatttaacagggacctacctgcaaagtttttatatCTACGAGGGAGCTATTggaaaagttttcaaatttctcAAGGACCtacttacaaatatttaaaatttaccaGGGCTTTAgtgcaaagtttctaaatttataacaGACCAACctttaaagattttaattttataggaGACCTActgtaagacccatgaaatttaattaattaaataaataattaattaataaatgcgggtcgtggaagcctttatggaaTTTTATAGTGAtcgatgtgatgtggaaaagtactagctcaagtggttgagagtactttgattgtgtgaaaggacttgggtttgagtcttaagtatgccaattgtgtgttatttaattattagtattttagtAATATGCTTAATCATGttaagtgataatataatcatagaattatattaatcatcatgaaacatgaattggttaaatggttatgcattgatttgacGTTGGCATTggatgggttcgaaccttggtgaacctaaactaaactttctttttgccaaaattcctttggcatgaaggtgaaagggcaaggaaaaACCCTAGCTGAATGGCCTCCAAGGAAGGCTAGAGAATCAGCCATAGGTTAGAAGAAAGGTTTGCAAGGTTGCCATTGTTACATAGTGAGAGGAAAGCGAATTTGAGAGTGTGTTGAGAGAATTAAGAGTCTGTTTGGGGCTGGAATGCGGGAGCACTAAGGGAAGACATTTTTTGGCCAAGAAGAAGAATCTCACATTCAAATTAAGCAAAGgagaccaggttaggggagctggaactgtacttttattttgtgttgttaAATGGTATGAAATGTATGAAAAATTGGATGTATATAACCTGCCATATCATGTAATTTTcatgtttctggaattttccagaaaccgtcTGGTGGGTGATGaaccaccgccaggcgactcatcctTTTCTGGGTTATTTTGGGGTTCTAGAGatggaaccgcctggcggcaaggcttgcgccgccaggcgacacgtgATTGCacacccagttttctgggtttttgatgaaccgcctggcggtgatgaacacccgctaggcgacgcgagTCAATTTGGCTCGATTTAGTTTTTTGGGGTTTTTTGGTTGATTCTATTCGGGGGGAAAAGATAGTGCCAACTGTTTGAACATGATTGGAAGCCCAAATTAGCTGAAGTATATAAAATTGAAGGTTCGATTGGGTGAAAATTGCATGAATATCAATTGGTGGGTTGATGAATTAGGGATTTCATAGTCACACTAGATTAAGTGGAAAGGTTAGTGGAATTTCGTATATGGAGGAGTCTTATGAaggaataatgaatataaacaTGTGAAGGCAGCCTATTGGGTCGT contains:
- the LOC114178670 gene encoding beta-galactosidase 3-like, with protein sequence METTSFSILLFFLLFASSTLSSHATVSYDRKAILINGQRRILFSGSIHYPRSTPDMWEDLIFKAKEGGLDVVETYVFWNVHEPSPGNYNFEGRYDLVRFVKIIQKAGLYAHLRIGPYVCAEWNFGGFPVWLKYVPGISFRTDNEPFKRAMQGFTEKIVGMMKSEQLFESQGGPIILSQIENEYGAQSKLQGAAGQNYVNWAAKMAVEMGTGVPWVMCKEDDAPDPVINTCNGFYCDKFTPNRPYKPLIWTEAWSGWFTEFGGPIHQRPVQDLAFAAARFIIRGGSFVNYYMYHGGTNFGRTAGGPFIATSYDYDAPLDEYGLIRQPKYGHLKELHRAIKMCERALVSTDPIVTSLGESQQAHVYTTETGECAAFLSNYDSKSSVRVMFNNMHYSLPPWSVSILPDCRNVVFNTAKVGVQTSQMQMLPTNTQMFSWESFDEDIYSVEDSSAITAPGLLEQINVTKDESDYLWYITSVDIGSSESFLHGGELPTLLVQSTGHAVHVFINGQLSGSAFGTREYRRFTYTGKVNLRAGTNRIALLSVAIGLPNVGQHFESWSTGILGPVALHGLDQGKWDLSGQKWTYQVGLKGESMDLASPNGISTVAWMQSAIVVQRNQPLTWHRTSFDAPEGDEPLALDMEGMGKGQIWINGQSIGRYWTAFATGNCNDCNYAGSFRPPKCQLGCGQPTQRWYHVPRSWLKPTQNLLVIFEELGGDPSKISLVKRSVSSVCADVSEYHPNIKNWHIESYGKSEEFRPPKVHLHCSPGQTISSIKFASFGTPLGTCGNYVQGACHSSASYAILEKRCVGKSRCTITVSNSNFGQDPCPNVMKRLSVEAVCGPSDTNWRG